CGACTGCGGCAAGAGCGCCGCCATCCTGCTGGCGAATCCCGGCAAGACTGGTGATGATCTGTACTGCTACCGCTTTACGCCGCAAGTGGCCCTGCCCATCATTGCCATCAACCTCACCCACGGCACCGGCAGCGAAGTGAACCGCTTTGCCGTGGCAACTGTGACCAAGCTGAACTACAAGCCCGCCATTGCTTACGATTGCATTTATCCCCGCTTTGCCATTGACGATCCCGCGCTCATGACCGGGCTTTCGCCCGACCAGACGCGTTATGTGTCCATTGACGCCGTCAACCATGTGGTGGAAGCCGCCACCACCACTGTCACCAACCCCTTTGCCATTTCGCTTGCGGCAGAGACCATCCGGCTTGTGCATCAGTGGCTGCCTGCCGCCCTTGCCGATCCCGGCGATCTCAAGGCCCGCTACCAGCTGTGCTACGCCGCCATGCAGGCGGGCGTGGCTTTTGATAACGGTCTGCTGCACTTCACGCATGCGCTTGAGCACCCCCTGAGCGCCGTCAGCCCCGACCTGTCGCACGGTCTTGGGCTTGCCGTTCTGCTGCCCGCAGTCATCCTGGAATGCTACCCCGCGCGGCCCGATGTGCTGGCGCACATTCTTGCGCCCCTGGCCCCCGGCCTCAAGGGCCTGCCGGAAGAAGCTCCGCAGGCCGCCAAGGCTGTGGAGCAGTGGCTTGCCAGTGTGGGCGTGCCGCAAAAGCTTGAAGACCTCGGCGTGACCGCCGCTGACGTGGACAAGTTTTGTGATCTGGTGGAACAGACCCCTTCGCTGGGCCTGCTCATTTCCGTTGCGCCTGTGGAAGGCACGCGGGAACGCGTAGCGCGCATTTACAACAATTCTCTCAAGCCCATGGCTTAAAAAGGATCGCCATTGCCAACGCACGGTGCGTTGCAATTGAAAGAGGTCAGCGCGAGAGTGCTGGCCTCTTTTTTGGGGTGCCTGCGCGGCGAGCGATTTCGCCTTACCGGCGTGGTGTTGTGAATATTTGCTGCCCTGCGGGCGCGGGGTTCCGCCCTCCGGCGGAGCTTGGGACGCCTGCGCGGCGCGCGGCAAGGTGGGGCCGGTTATGGGGCTACGCCCCCTTCTCGGCCCCCCTTGCATCCCCCCCGAAGCACCCCCTAAAAGGGCTTTCCAAATTCCTTAGCATGACGAGGGCAACGCGGCATCTGCTGCGGGGAGCTTCCTTCGCTCGCTCCGCGTGCTCAGGTGATCTCCCTCCGCGCCGCGTTAATGCCAGAGGACGCTTTCGCTTTGAATGCGAGTCCGTTTCAGCCAAATACCACTAGTTATCTCCTTGTTTAGGGAATGGCTTCGTACTTTTTCCCGTAGCTTCTGAAATTTCAGTAGCCACAAAAACAGGGCCAAGCACGACATAAAAATATGCACTATATCGATAAGTTACTTGTGGTAATGCCAATAATCATTCAGCCCTAACCAGACGAAAAATTTAAGAGTCAGAAAAATCCGGCCTCCATCAAAAGTTGGTCGTGGGGTTGCCTTCCTTATACTCGCCGGAGCGCATGCGGAGGCGATGGCTGGTGTTGGGCGAATTTGCAAAATACGCATTTTTCTGGCCTGACAAGGAAAAATCCTGTTTTTGAGCGCAGCGTACTCAAGTACGTGAGCATCAAAAACAGGATTTTAACGCCGTCAGGCCAAAAAAGTCGGGTTTGCGTAAATACGCTCGACAGGCTCCCCCCTCGCACCCAAACAGCCCTGCCTTTCCTTCCTCCACACCGCCGCGCGGCAAAGCCCACACGTCAAAAGAGGCCAACACTTGCGTGCTGGCCTCTTTTAGCGGGGTTGCCTGAGGAGGGCATTGGAGGAAGAGAAAGGGAAAGGCGCTGTGTCTGCGTGGAAAAATCTCTGCCTAGATCTTGCCTACAAGATCAAGTCCGGGCTTAAGGGTGGCACTGCCGGGCTTCCAGCGGGCGGGGCACACCTGATCGCCGTGTTCGGCCACAAACTGCGCGGCTTCCAGCTTGCGCAGCAGTTCTTCAACATTGCGGCCAATGGGCGTGTCGTGGATTTCATAGGCCTTGATGACGCCCTCGGGATTTACCAGAAAACTGCCGCGCAAAGCCTGCCCTGCGCCTTCAATCATGACACCGAACGCGTTGGAGAGCGTTCCGGCGCAGTCTGCCAGCATGGGATAGTGAATCTTGGCAATGCTGGGCGAGGCATCGGCCCAGGCTTTGTGCACAAAGGCGCTGTCGGTGGAGACAGAATAGACTTCACAATTGAGCTTTTTGAACTGCTCGTAATTGTCGGCAAGGTCTTCCAGCTCCGTGGGGCACACAAAGGTAAAGTCGGCAGGGTAGAAAAAGAAGATGGACCAGTGACCCTTGATATCTGCTTCGGTAACCGTTTTCAGCTCTCCACCGTGAAAAGCCTTCACGTTGAAAGGTTCAACCGCTTTATTGATGAGATTTCCCATGATTGTATCCTTATGGCGAAGCATCACGCTCCGGCAGAGGTTGCTGCAACTTCGTTTTGAAAACAGTATTCAATCCTATTTAATCTGTCAAGAAATTACGGCTGAAAAATCTCTTTTTTCCGCACACGCCCTTGCTCTCCACGCACCACAACCCTACCATAGCTTGCAGGGCAGTAAAACAGTGCGCAGCCGCCTTTTAGCCGCTGCATTGCTTTTTGCCTTTTTTTAGGCCAAAAGGTACCCTACATGCTGGCGACTGCAAGCCTTGGCCGCATCGACAGTTTTAACAAACGCACACTTGTTATTCGGGGGTGGGCATATATATGACAACGCAACAAAATAATGCCGGTCTTTCGGAATTTCTGGATTTTATGAACCGCAAAGGCCTGAACACCACATCCCAACGCCGCATCATAGCCGAGGCTTTCTTTGAATTGCCCGGGCACCACTCACTTGAAGAATTTTATCAGCACGTGATCAAGCGCGATTCCGGCATCGGTCAGACCACCGTGTACCGCACGCTCAAGCTGCTTTGCGATGCTGGCCTTGCCATGGAAATTCACTTCAGCGACGGCATCACCCGCTATGAAATTGCCAAGCCAGACAGCCATCACGATCACCTTGTCTGCCTTGACTGCGGCAAGATTGTGGAAATATGCGATCCGCGTATTGAAAAACTCCAGCGCGAAATGGCCGAAAAATACGGTTTCAAGCTGCGCGGCCATGTGCACAACCTGTACGGCATCTGCAAGGATTGCCGCGACAAAGCCGCCAAGGACGACTAGGGCTCACAATTTGAGCTTTAGCGATTTTTTCGGGCTGCCCTTGGGCAGCCCTTTTTTATTCCTTTGTGACCAGGCGTATGCTTTCCGCACATGGCAAATATTTTTTATGGCTCATTCAAATGAAGTTGACATTCATTTTCTTCAAGGGCAGACTATTTGCACATCCTCCCTGCGACGCAAGGAACTTTGGGGGAAACAAGAGGTAAAGACATGGATATTCAACTGGTTATCGTCATATTGTGCATAATTGCGGCTGCATATTACTTTGGCCGCAGAATTTATACGGCGGTCAGCAAGGGCAAATGCGGCTGTTGCGATGGAGGCTGCGGAGATGGCAAAAAAAGCTCATGCGGCTGCACCCCCAACGATGCAGAGGCGCAACGTCTTGAAAGCAAAAGACTGAAATTTGACCCCAAAAAATAGAGAGCAAAGCCAAGGCTTCCGACCCCGCATGCCCCCTCCTCCGGTTCGTCATGTTGGCAGAGTGCGAACCGGCTCAGCCCCGGCCCTGGCCTGTACCATGTGCCGGGGCTTTTACATGCCAAGCTTCCCCTTTGTCTGCTCCCTCGCACCCGCTGACGACACATACAAAAAACCCGGATTTCTCCGGGTTTTTTGTATGTGTCGCAAGGCAATTCTGCCTATTTGCGTCGCTTGAGCCTGTCCAGCCTCTCCTGCATGAGGAAGCGCCCGGTGACGGAATTGGGGTCAGCCACAATGGCCTCTGGCGTTCCGGCAGAGACGATCTGCCCGCCGTTTTCGCCGCCGCCGGGCCCCATATCCAGCACATGGTCGGATGCCAGAATCATGTCCGTATTGTGCTCGATAACCACCACGCTGGCGCCTCTGTCCACCAGCGCATGCAGCACCTTGATGAGCTTGCCCACCTCGTGCATGTGCAGGCCCGTGGTCGGCTCGTCAAGAATGTACATGGTTCCCGGCAGGGACCGCTTGCCAAGCTCGCGCGAAATTTTGATGCGCTGGGCTTCGCCACCAGAGAGCGTCGTGGCAGGCTGCCCCAACCGCAGATATTCCAGCCCCACCTCTTCCAGCACGGCAAGGCGGCGCTCCAGCGAAGGATAATTTTCAAAGAGCTGGCGGGCCTGATGCACGGTGAGGTCGAGCACCTCGGCGATGTTCAACCCCTTGTAGCGCACTTCAAGGGTTTCGTGGTTATAGCGCTTGCCCTTGCAAACGTCGCAGGTCACGTACACGTCGGGCAAGAAGTGCATTTCAACGCGAATCTGCCCATCGCCGCCGCAGGCTTCGCAACGGCCCCCGCGCACGTTAAAGCTGAAACGCCCCGGCTTGTAGCCGCGTTTGCGGGCGTCCTGCGTCATGGCAAAAATATTGCGAATTTCGTCAAAAATCTTGGTGTAAGTGGCGGGGTTGGAACGCGGCGTGCGCCCAATGGGCGTCTGGTCAATGGCTACAATACGTTCCACAGGCGCAGAGCCTTTTTCGTATTCCAGCCCGCCGATGGTGCCGGGCTGATCCACGCGCAGGCCAAGGTTCAGGGCCACATGCTTGTAGAGCGTATCCACCACAAGCGAACTTTTGCCGGAGCCGGAAACCCCGGTCACGCAGGTCAGCACGCCCAAGGGGATGCGGCAGTCAATATCGCGCAGGTTGTTGGTGGTGATGCCGTGCATGACCAGCGCCCCCTGCCCTTCACGCCGCTCGTCCGGCAGGGCGATCACGTCATCGCCGCGCAGATAGCGGGCAGTGAGCGTGTCCGCCTTGCCAAGCAGGTCGTCCACCCGCCCCTGAAACATGATTTCGCCGCCCTGAGAGCCAGAGCCAGGGCCAAGTTCAATGACCGTATCCGCCGCGCAGATGGTGGCCTCGTCATGCTCCACCACAAGCACGGTATTGCCACGCGCCTGGAGCGAACGCAGGGTTCCCAGCAGCCGCTCGTTGTCACGCGGATGCAGGCCGATGGAGGGTTCGTCCAGCACGTAGGTGACGCCCACAAGGCCCGAACCGAGCTGCGATGCCAGCCGGAT
Above is a window of Desulfovibrio sp. DNA encoding:
- the ahpC gene encoding alkyl hydroperoxide reductase subunit C is translated as MGNLINKAVEPFNVKAFHGGELKTVTEADIKGHWSIFFFYPADFTFVCPTELEDLADNYEQFKKLNCEVYSVSTDSAFVHKAWADASPSIAKIHYPMLADCAGTLSNAFGVMIEGAGQALRGSFLVNPEGVIKAYEIHDTPIGRNVEELLRKLEAAQFVAEHGDQVCPARWKPGSATLKPGLDLVGKI
- a CDS encoding iron-containing alcohol dehydrogenase is translated as MWDQAADYKNVREIRVKTTTYLGAGAIDKIDDILAQLKSEGITSILCVCGGRSYKITGAWDKVEAAAQKHGVTLALYNRVTPNPTTDSVDEAAALGRAANAGAVLAIGGGSPIDCGKSAAILLANPGKTGDDLYCYRFTPQVALPIIAINLTHGTGSEVNRFAVATVTKLNYKPAIAYDCIYPRFAIDDPALMTGLSPDQTRYVSIDAVNHVVEAATTTVTNPFAISLAAETIRLVHQWLPAALADPGDLKARYQLCYAAMQAGVAFDNGLLHFTHALEHPLSAVSPDLSHGLGLAVLLPAVILECYPARPDVLAHILAPLAPGLKGLPEEAPQAAKAVEQWLASVGVPQKLEDLGVTAADVDKFCDLVEQTPSLGLLISVAPVEGTRERVARIYNNSLKPMA
- a CDS encoding transcriptional repressor translates to MTTQQNNAGLSEFLDFMNRKGLNTTSQRRIIAEAFFELPGHHSLEEFYQHVIKRDSGIGQTTVYRTLKLLCDAGLAMEIHFSDGITRYEIAKPDSHHDHLVCLDCGKIVEICDPRIEKLQREMAEKYGFKLRGHVHNLYGICKDCRDKAAKDD